In one window of Pseudomonas sp. IAC-BECa141 DNA:
- a CDS encoding IclR family transcriptional regulator yields the protein MAGSQIERVFSVLESLTSDPRGLPMQALADQLDIPKSATHRLLAELIRLGYVRQNPETLRYHLSTKLVAMGFQYLSSSGADIVQPVLDRLAQETGELVRLGVIDGERQTWIAKAQGARIGLRYDPDMGRDAPLFYTASGHAWLACMSDAEALSLVERQGAEVPADIGPNAPRSNIELLERLRVAREQGYACVEESSAVGTSAIAAVVKHPADGRVIGVLSIAGPSARMPGARLHELAPLLLTFTEELSAASLASELFV from the coding sequence ATGGCCGGCAGTCAAATCGAACGGGTTTTCAGCGTGCTGGAAAGCCTTACCAGTGATCCGCGCGGGTTGCCGATGCAGGCACTGGCCGATCAACTGGATATTCCGAAGAGCGCGACGCACCGCCTGCTCGCCGAGCTGATCCGTCTGGGTTACGTGCGGCAGAACCCGGAGACGTTGCGTTATCACCTGTCGACCAAACTGGTTGCGATGGGCTTTCAGTACCTGTCCAGCAGTGGGGCCGACATTGTGCAGCCAGTGCTCGATCGCCTGGCTCAGGAAACCGGTGAACTGGTGCGCCTGGGGGTGATCGACGGCGAGCGCCAGACCTGGATCGCCAAGGCCCAGGGCGCCCGTATCGGCCTGCGTTACGACCCGGACATGGGCCGCGATGCGCCGCTGTTTTACACCGCGTCGGGCCATGCATGGCTGGCGTGCATGAGCGACGCCGAAGCGTTGTCGCTGGTCGAGCGCCAGGGTGCGGAGGTGCCGGCGGATATCGGGCCCAATGCGCCGCGCTCCAATATTGAACTGCTCGAACGCCTGCGCGTCGCCCGGGAACAGGGCTATGCGTGTGTAGAGGAAAGTTCGGCGGTGGGCACTTCGGCGATTGCCGCCGTGGTGAAACACCCCGCCGATGGCCGGGTGATTGGCGTGCTCAGTATCGCCGGGCCGAGCGCACGGATGCCGGGGGCGCGGCTGCATGAACTGGCGCCGCTGTTGCTGACGTTTACCGAGGAGCTGTCGGCGGCCAGCCTGGCGTCGGAGTTGTTCGTTTAA
- a CDS encoding neutral zinc metallopeptidase encodes MLWKKGRRSDNVVDARGDDMGGGGGMRFGGGKGLSLGAILLIVGIGWITGQDPLQILGQLTGQMTEQSAPTSQTRQAPPANDEQAEFVRSILGDTEDTWGAIFQQAGRQYKDPTLVLFSNRVNSACGLATSATGPFYCPADQKVYLDMTFFQEMAQRFKAAGDFAQAYVIAHEVGHHVQTLLGVSAKIQTARQQGRQMEGDGGLLVRQELQADCLAGVWAYNAQKRLNWLEPGDIEEALNAANAIGDDRLQQQGQGRVVPDSFTHGTSAQRVRWFKTGFAQGQVGQCDTFAAKNL; translated from the coding sequence ATGCTATGGAAAAAAGGCCGACGCAGTGACAACGTCGTCGATGCCCGTGGCGATGACATGGGCGGTGGCGGCGGCATGCGCTTCGGCGGTGGCAAGGGGCTGAGCCTCGGGGCGATTCTGCTGATCGTCGGTATCGGCTGGATCACCGGGCAAGACCCGCTGCAGATCCTCGGCCAGCTCACCGGGCAGATGACCGAACAATCGGCCCCCACTTCGCAAACCCGTCAGGCACCGCCGGCCAACGATGAACAGGCCGAATTCGTGCGCTCGATCCTCGGCGACACCGAAGACACCTGGGGCGCGATCTTCCAGCAGGCTGGCCGGCAATATAAGGACCCGACTCTGGTGCTGTTCAGCAACCGGGTCAATTCCGCCTGTGGTCTGGCGACCTCGGCCACTGGCCCGTTCTATTGCCCGGCGGACCAGAAGGTCTATCTGGACATGACGTTCTTCCAGGAGATGGCCCAGCGCTTCAAGGCCGCCGGCGACTTCGCCCAGGCCTACGTGATCGCTCACGAAGTCGGACACCATGTGCAGACGCTTCTCGGCGTCTCGGCAAAAATTCAGACAGCCCGCCAGCAAGGTCGGCAGATGGAAGGTGACGGCGGTCTGCTGGTCCGTCAGGAATTGCAGGCCGATTGCCTGGCCGGAGTCTGGGCCTACAACGCTCAAAAGCGTTTGAACTGGCTGGAACCGGGCGACATCGAAGAGGCCTTGAACGCGGCGAACGCCATCGGTGATGATCGCCTGCAACAACAGGGTCAGGGCCGTGTGGTGCCGGACTCGTTTACTCACGGTACGTCGGCGCAAAGGGTGCGCTGGTTCAAAACCGGATTCGCCCAGGGCCAGGTCGGCCAGTGCGATACCTTTGCGGCGAAAAACCTGTAA
- the tesB gene encoding acyl-CoA thioesterase II, with amino-acid sequence MSQVLEDLVDLLTLEPIEENLFRGRSQDLGFRQLFGGQVLGQSLSAASQTVEEARHVHSMHGYFLRPGDAKLPVVYSVDRVRDGGSFSTRRVTAIQKGHPIFTCSASFQYDEEGFEHQSQMPQVVGPENLPSELELTQQRAHLIPEHMREKLLCPKPIEVRPVTEKDPYNPQPADPIKYVWFRADGALADIPALHKYLLAYASDFGLLTTSMLPHGKSVWQKDMQVASLDHALWFHNDLRADDWLLYAMDSPWAGNSRGFSRGSVFNRAGQLVASVTQEGLIRHRKDWA; translated from the coding sequence ATGAGCCAAGTGTTGGAAGATCTGGTGGATCTGCTGACCCTCGAACCGATCGAGGAAAATCTGTTCCGTGGTCGCAGCCAGGATCTGGGCTTTCGCCAGTTGTTCGGCGGCCAGGTGCTCGGCCAGTCGCTGTCGGCGGCCAGTCAGACCGTTGAAGAAGCGCGTCATGTGCATTCGATGCACGGTTATTTCCTGCGTCCGGGCGATGCCAAGTTGCCGGTGGTCTACTCGGTTGACCGCGTGCGTGACGGCGGCAGTTTCAGCACCCGCCGGGTGACCGCGATCCAGAAGGGCCACCCGATTTTCACCTGCAGCGCGTCGTTCCAGTACGACGAAGAAGGCTTTGAACACCAGAGCCAGATGCCGCAAGTGGTCGGCCCGGAAAACCTGCCGTCGGAGCTGGAACTGACCCAGCAACGCGCGCACCTGATCCCGGAGCACATGCGCGAAAAGCTGCTGTGCCCGAAACCGATCGAAGTGCGCCCGGTCACCGAAAAAGATCCGTACAACCCGCAACCGGCGGATCCGATCAAATACGTGTGGTTCCGTGCCGACGGCGCATTGGCCGACATCCCGGCGCTGCACAAATATTTGCTGGCTTATGCCTCGGACTTCGGTCTGCTGACCACCTCGATGTTGCCCCACGGCAAATCGGTCTGGCAGAAAGACATGCAGGTCGCCAGCCTCGACCACGCGCTGTGGTTCCACAATGACCTGCGTGCCGATGACTGGTTGCTCTACGCCATGGACAGCCCGTGGGCCGGCAACTCTCGCGGGTTCTCCCGTGGCAGCGTGTTCAACCGCGCCGGGCAACTCGTAGCGTCGGTGACCCAGGAAGGCCTGATCCGTCATCGCAAGGACTGGGCATGA
- a CDS encoding alpha/beta hydrolase encodes MHKWLLALLFIGGTAQAAGVDAISPGRLQLQAGEMAVSIGPAPAKIERVLIVIHGRLRNAETYRKSGEIAAELAGQTANTLVIAPQFLNESDVSLYSLPASVLRWQGNDWMGGGLSTAPKPLSSYAALDEIVGRLSDRKQFPDVKQIVIFGHSGGAQVVQRYALLAQEQPALKTEGIRLRYVVANPSSYAYFNEQRPVAFDHAKCPGFNRWKYGLMDPPIYSGGQTPAQLEGRYVKREVIYLLGQQDTDPQHPALDKSCAAKAQGAYRLERGKLFFGYLLRRHPEGVNQRLIEVPGVGHDGNGMLTSPEGQKALFEQ; translated from the coding sequence ATGCATAAATGGCTGTTGGCTTTACTGTTCATCGGCGGCACCGCCCAGGCGGCCGGCGTCGACGCAATCAGTCCCGGGCGCCTGCAATTGCAGGCCGGCGAAATGGCGGTGAGCATCGGCCCGGCGCCGGCCAAAATCGAGCGCGTGCTGATCGTCATTCATGGCCGTCTGCGCAACGCCGAGACCTATCGCAAAAGCGGTGAAATCGCGGCGGAACTGGCCGGGCAAACCGCCAACACCCTGGTAATCGCCCCGCAGTTTCTCAACGAAAGCGATGTGTCGCTCTACTCGTTACCCGCCAGCGTGCTGCGCTGGCAAGGCAACGACTGGATGGGCGGCGGATTATCCACAGCGCCGAAACCGCTGAGCTCCTACGCTGCACTGGACGAAATCGTCGGGCGGCTGAGCGATCGCAAGCAGTTTCCGGACGTGAAGCAGATCGTGATCTTCGGTCATTCCGGTGGCGCGCAGGTGGTGCAGCGTTATGCACTGCTGGCCCAGGAACAACCGGCGCTGAAGACCGAAGGCATTCGCTTGCGTTACGTGGTGGCCAACCCGTCGTCGTACGCCTACTTCAATGAGCAGCGCCCGGTGGCCTTCGATCATGCGAAGTGTCCGGGTTTCAACCGCTGGAAGTACGGTCTGATGGATCCGCCGATCTATTCGGGTGGGCAAACGCCCGCGCAGCTTGAAGGCCGTTACGTCAAACGCGAGGTGATTTATCTGCTGGGCCAGCAGGACACCGACCCGCAACACCCGGCGCTGGACAAGAGCTGCGCCGCCAAAGCCCAGGGGGCTTATCGACTGGAGCGCGGCAAGCTGTTTTTCGGTTACTTGCTGCGTCGTCACCCTGAAGGGGTCAATCAGCGCCTGATCGAAGTGCCCGGCGTCGGGCATGACGGCAACGGCATGCTGACCTCGCCGGAAGGCCAGAAAGCCCTATTCGAGCAATAA
- a CDS encoding HAD family hydrolase, whose translation MNLADVRHWVFDMDGTLTVAVHDFAAIRVALSIPPEDDILTHLAALPAEEAAAKHAWLLEHERDLALGSTPADGAVELVRDLHARGYRLGVLTRNARELAHVTLEAIGLADCFAVEDVLGRDEAQPKPHPEGLLKLADAWQVSASEMVMVGDYRFDLDCGRAAGTHTVLVNLPDNPWPELTDWHAKDCVELRRMLFA comes from the coding sequence ATGAATCTGGCGGATGTGCGGCACTGGGTGTTCGACATGGACGGCACCCTGACCGTCGCCGTGCACGACTTCGCGGCGATCCGCGTGGCGCTTTCGATCCCGCCGGAGGACGACATCCTCACCCACCTCGCGGCGCTGCCCGCCGAGGAAGCGGCGGCGAAACATGCTTGGCTGCTCGAGCATGAGCGCGATCTGGCGCTCGGCTCGACCCCGGCAGACGGTGCGGTGGAACTGGTGCGCGACCTGCACGCGCGCGGTTATCGTCTCGGCGTCCTGACCCGCAATGCGCGGGAGCTGGCCCATGTGACGCTGGAGGCCATCGGCCTGGCCGACTGCTTCGCGGTGGAGGATGTGCTCGGCCGCGATGAAGCACAGCCAAAACCGCATCCCGAGGGCCTGCTGAAACTGGCCGATGCCTGGCAAGTGTCGGCGAGCGAGATGGTGATGGTCGGTGATTACCGGTTTGATCTTGATTGCGGCCGGGCGGCGGGCACCCACACGGTGCTGGTGAACCTGCCGGACAATCCGTGGCCGGAGTTGACGGACTGGCATGCGAAGGATTGTGTCGAGTTGCGGCGGATGTTGTTCGCTTGA
- a CDS encoding sugar phosphate isomerase/epimerase family protein — protein MSERILSLASLTVLELSPPEMVEVAARAGYSHVGLRLEPATPEEYHFALVADGDLRRQTLARLRDTGIGVLDVEILRLKPQTVVADFEKLLSVGAEFGASELLVAGNDPDEQRLTDHFAALCDLAAPYGLHPHLEFMPWTDTRNLEQALRIVDNAGRENGAVLIDAFHFDRSGSRLEDLAGVPVSRLRYAQLCDVAGPRPTDMAEILRQARHERRFPGEGDCDLIGLLHSLAANLPLSLEIPTVKLLEQGVSGLQRAQMAIDRTRELLARL, from the coding sequence ATGAGCGAGCGAATTCTGTCCCTGGCCAGCCTGACCGTGCTGGAGCTCTCGCCACCCGAGATGGTCGAGGTCGCCGCCCGTGCCGGGTACAGCCATGTCGGTCTGCGTCTGGAGCCGGCGACGCCAGAGGAATATCACTTTGCGCTGGTAGCCGACGGCGATTTGCGGCGTCAGACGCTGGCGCGTTTGCGTGACACCGGAATTGGCGTGCTCGACGTGGAAATCCTGCGTTTGAAACCGCAGACAGTGGTCGCGGATTTCGAGAAGCTGCTCAGCGTCGGCGCGGAGTTCGGTGCCAGCGAGTTGCTGGTCGCCGGCAACGATCCCGACGAACAACGGCTCACCGATCATTTTGCGGCACTCTGCGATCTGGCGGCGCCGTACGGTTTGCATCCGCATCTGGAGTTCATGCCCTGGACCGATACGCGCAATCTCGAACAGGCGTTGCGCATCGTCGACAATGCCGGGCGCGAAAATGGGGCGGTGCTGATCGATGCGTTTCACTTCGACCGTTCCGGATCGCGGCTGGAAGATCTGGCCGGTGTGCCGGTCTCGCGGCTGCGCTATGCACAGTTGTGCGATGTGGCCGGGCCGAGGCCGACGGACATGGCCGAGATCTTGCGTCAGGCCCGCCATGAACGACGGTTTCCCGGCGAGGGCGATTGTGACTTGATCGGCTTGTTGCACAGTCTTGCGGCTAACCTTCCCCTGAGCCTGGAAATTCCCACGGTCAAATTGCTGGAGCAAGGCGTGAGTGGTTTGCAGCGGGCGCAAATGGCAATCGACCGGACGCGGGAATTGTTGGCCCGGCTTTAA
- a CDS encoding MFS transporter, which yields MIPSQTSRMAPAMSTATGGIGDKIRGAMAVGKTRWGMLALVFFATTLNYIDRAALGVMQPILAKEMSWTAMDYANINFWFQVGYAIGFVLQGRLIDRVGVKRVFFCAVLLWSLATGAHGLATSAVGFMVCRFILGLTEAANYPACVKTTRLWFPAGERAVATGIFNAGTNVGAMFTPMLLPLILRVWGWQAAFLCMSALGGIWLLFWGLKYFNPEDHPSVKQSELDYIQKEVEPEQARVPFSRILRMRGTWAFALAYALTAPVFWFYLYWLPPFLNQQYNLGINVTQMGIPLIIIYVTADFGSVGGGILSSFLIGRGMNSIKARLLSMFLFACCIIGVVMAAGSANLWIAVAAISLAIGAHQAWTANIWSLVMDYTPKHMMSTVFGFGGMCAAIGGMFMTQIVGHILTVTNNNYTVLFTLIPAMYFIALTWMYFVAPRKIPTVTE from the coding sequence ATGATTCCTTCACAGACTTCCCGCATGGCTCCGGCCATGAGCACTGCCACGGGTGGCATCGGCGACAAGATCCGCGGCGCCATGGCCGTCGGCAAGACCCGTTGGGGCATGCTGGCGCTGGTGTTTTTCGCCACCACCCTGAACTACATCGACCGCGCCGCCCTCGGCGTCATGCAGCCGATCCTCGCCAAGGAAATGAGCTGGACGGCGATGGACTACGCCAACATCAACTTCTGGTTTCAGGTCGGCTACGCGATCGGCTTCGTGCTGCAGGGACGGCTGATCGACCGGGTCGGCGTCAAACGCGTGTTCTTCTGCGCGGTGCTGCTCTGGAGCCTGGCCACCGGCGCCCATGGTCTGGCGACCTCGGCGGTGGGCTTCATGGTCTGCCGGTTCATCCTCGGCCTGACCGAAGCGGCCAACTACCCGGCCTGTGTGAAGACCACGCGCCTGTGGTTCCCGGCCGGCGAGCGCGCCGTGGCCACCGGCATCTTCAACGCCGGCACCAACGTCGGCGCGATGTTTACCCCGATGCTGCTGCCACTGATCCTTCGCGTGTGGGGCTGGCAGGCCGCATTCCTGTGCATGTCGGCACTGGGCGGGATCTGGCTGCTGTTCTGGGGCCTGAAGTATTTCAATCCGGAAGATCACCCGAGCGTGAAGCAGTCGGAGCTGGACTACATTCAGAAAGAAGTCGAACCGGAACAGGCCCGCGTACCGTTCTCGCGAATCCTGCGCATGCGCGGCACCTGGGCCTTCGCCCTCGCCTACGCGCTGACCGCGCCGGTGTTCTGGTTCTACCTGTACTGGCTGCCGCCGTTTCTCAATCAGCAATACAACCTGGGCATCAACGTCACCCAGATGGGCATTCCGCTGATCATCATCTACGTGACAGCCGACTTCGGCAGCGTGGGCGGCGGGATTCTGTCTTCGTTCCTGATCGGTCGCGGCATGAACTCGATCAAGGCGCGGCTGCTGTCGATGTTCCTGTTCGCCTGCTGCATCATCGGCGTGGTGATGGCTGCCGGATCCGCCAACCTGTGGATCGCCGTCGCCGCCATCTCCCTGGCCATCGGCGCGCATCAGGCCTGGACTGCCAACATCTGGAGCCTGGTGATGGACTACACGCCCAAGCACATGATGAGCACGGTCTTCGGTTTCGGCGGCATGTGCGCGGCGATCGGCGGGATGTTCATGACCCAGATCGTCGGCCACATCCTGACCGTCACCAACAACAACTACACCGTGTTGTTCACCCTGATCCCGGCGATGTACTTCATTGCCCTGACCTGGATGTACTTCGTGGCACCGCGCAAGATTCCTACCGTTACCGAGTAA
- a CDS encoding FAD-dependent oxidoreductase, whose translation MPALPDIDCDVLVVGSGAAGLSAAVTAAWHGLKVIVVEKDPVFGGATAWSGGWAWVPCNPLARRAGIVEDVELPRTYLRHELGEHYDPAMIDAFLEAGPRMVAFFEQHTALQFADGNAIADIHGETPGAGTGGRSVIAAPYDGRKAGRLLKRLRTTMRETSFMGMPIMAGADLSAFLNLTRSLSAAWHVTRRFTRHLLDLALHGRAMQLVNGVALVARLAKSAEDLGVLLWESAPVTELLRDESRITGARVNTAKGPVNVHTRKAVVLAAGGFANDVERRKALFPRTPTGHEHWALPPLAVNGDGLRLGETVGGRVNTDVASPVAWAPVSQVPHSDGSIGHFPHIIERGKPGIIGVLRNGQRFVNEANGYYDYVSAMVAAAPEGEEVASWLICTRAFQRRYGLGMSRPFPVPVSGFIRSGYLKTGNTLEELAGACGIDPNGLRATLHDYNHHARHGEDPLFGRGSTPYNRKQGDPAQKPNPCVAPIEQGPFYAVKVQPGCFGTFAGLKVNPHAQVLDANDLPIAGLYAAGGDMASIMGGHYPAGGINLGPALTFGYVAARHMAGT comes from the coding sequence ATGCCTGCCCTTCCCGATATCGACTGCGACGTTCTGGTGGTTGGCTCCGGCGCCGCCGGTTTGTCAGCTGCCGTGACCGCCGCCTGGCATGGCTTGAAGGTCATCGTGGTGGAAAAGGATCCGGTGTTCGGCGGCGCCACCGCATGGTCTGGCGGCTGGGCGTGGGTGCCGTGCAATCCGCTGGCCCGGCGCGCCGGGATCGTGGAAGACGTGGAATTGCCGCGCACTTACCTACGCCACGAACTCGGCGAGCACTACGACCCGGCCATGATCGACGCCTTCCTTGAAGCCGGCCCACGCATGGTGGCGTTCTTCGAACAGCACACCGCGCTGCAATTCGCCGACGGCAACGCCATCGCCGACATCCACGGCGAAACTCCGGGCGCCGGTACCGGTGGACGTTCGGTAATTGCGGCACCCTATGACGGACGAAAGGCCGGACGCCTGCTCAAGCGTCTTCGTACAACGATGCGCGAAACTTCGTTCATGGGCATGCCGATCATGGCGGGGGCGGATCTGTCGGCGTTTCTCAATCTGACTCGCTCGTTGTCGGCGGCCTGGCACGTGACCCGACGCTTCACCCGCCATCTGCTGGACCTGGCGCTGCACGGCCGGGCGATGCAACTGGTCAACGGCGTGGCGCTGGTGGCGCGGCTGGCGAAATCCGCCGAAGACCTCGGCGTACTGCTGTGGGAATCGGCGCCGGTAACCGAACTGCTGCGCGACGAATCACGCATCACCGGCGCTCGTGTGAACACCGCAAAAGGCCCGGTCAATGTCCATACCCGCAAAGCCGTGGTGCTCGCCGCGGGCGGATTTGCCAATGACGTCGAGCGGCGCAAAGCGCTGTTTCCCCGCACGCCCACCGGCCATGAACATTGGGCGTTGCCTCCGCTGGCAGTCAATGGCGATGGCCTGCGACTGGGTGAAACCGTCGGAGGCCGGGTCAACACCGATGTGGCCTCACCAGTGGCCTGGGCGCCCGTCTCGCAAGTGCCGCATTCCGACGGCAGCATCGGCCATTTCCCACACATCATCGAACGCGGCAAACCGGGGATCATCGGCGTACTGCGCAACGGCCAGCGCTTCGTCAACGAAGCCAACGGCTATTACGACTATGTCAGCGCCATGGTCGCCGCCGCCCCCGAAGGTGAAGAGGTTGCGTCCTGGTTGATCTGCACCCGCGCCTTCCAGCGTCGCTACGGGCTCGGCATGTCTCGGCCGTTTCCGGTTCCGGTGTCAGGCTTTATCCGCAGCGGCTATCTGAAAACCGGAAATACCCTTGAGGAATTGGCTGGTGCATGCGGCATTGATCCGAACGGTTTACGCGCCACTCTCCATGACTACAACCACCATGCCCGTCACGGCGAAGATCCGCTGTTCGGTCGCGGTTCGACCCCGTACAACCGCAAACAGGGCGACCCGGCGCAAAAACCCAACCCGTGCGTGGCGCCTATCGAACAAGGCCCGTTCTACGCGGTGAAGGTGCAGCCGGGCTGCTTCGGCACCTTCGCCGGGCTCAAGGTCAATCCGCACGCGCAAGTGCTCGACGCCAATGACCTGCCTATCGCGGGGCTTTACGCGGCGGGTGGCGACATGGCCAGCATCATGGGCGGGCACTACCCGGCGGGCGGGATCAACCTCGGCCCGGCCCTGACTTTCGGTTACGTCGCAGCCCGGCACATGGCGGGCACCTGA
- a CDS encoding DMT family transporter, whose amino-acid sequence MTVSTPLSGVNQPFKGILLIVVATFLFSSHDALSKYLSGFYPIVMVVWARYLVHTLLMAGIFLPQSGLRVLRTKRPLWQLARALCLLGTSLFFTTALLYIPLAEATAVNFLAPVLVTALSVPLLKERVTGGQWIAVVCGFIGVLIIVHPGGDLFTPAILLPFCSALFFCFYQLLTRKLSEVDSPTTSNFFAGLCNTLVMSALVPFFWQVPSLGHGLLMLALGSCGMTAHLFLTQAFRHAAPALLAPFGYCQIVFAGLLGWLLFAHTPTLMTVIGIAVICCSGLAAAWQQSRR is encoded by the coding sequence ATGACCGTCAGCACTCCGCTTTCCGGTGTCAACCAACCCTTCAAGGGGATCTTGCTGATTGTCGTGGCAACCTTCCTGTTCTCCAGCCACGACGCGCTGTCGAAATACCTTTCGGGTTTTTATCCGATCGTCATGGTGGTGTGGGCGCGGTATCTGGTGCACACGCTGCTGATGGCGGGAATTTTCCTGCCGCAGTCCGGGCTGCGTGTGCTGCGCACCAAACGCCCGTTATGGCAGTTGGCGCGGGCGTTGTGCCTGTTGGGCACCAGCCTGTTTTTCACCACGGCGTTGCTGTACATCCCGCTGGCCGAGGCTACGGCAGTCAACTTTCTTGCGCCGGTGCTGGTGACGGCGCTGTCGGTACCGCTGCTCAAGGAAAGGGTGACGGGCGGTCAGTGGATCGCGGTGGTGTGCGGGTTCATCGGTGTGCTGATCATCGTCCATCCGGGCGGTGACTTGTTTACTCCGGCGATTCTCTTGCCGTTCTGTTCGGCGCTGTTTTTCTGCTTCTATCAGTTGCTCACCCGCAAACTCTCGGAAGTCGACAGCCCGACCACCAGTAATTTTTTCGCCGGGTTGTGCAACACGCTGGTGATGAGTGCGCTGGTGCCGTTCTTCTGGCAGGTGCCAAGCCTGGGGCACGGATTGTTGATGCTGGCGCTGGGCAGTTGCGGGATGACCGCACACCTGTTTCTGACCCAGGCGTTCCGCCATGCCGCGCCGGCGCTGCTGGCACCGTTCGGTTATTGCCAGATCGTGTTCGCGGGGTTGTTGGGCTGGTTGCTGTTTGCGCACACGCCGACCCTGATGACGGTGATCGGGATTGCGGTGATCTGTTGCAGCGGACTGGCGGCAGCGTGGCAGCAGAGCCGGCGCTGA
- a CDS encoding histone deacetylase codes for MPLPLIYHEDYSPEFPADHRFPMDKFRLLRDHLVASGLTRDEDLLRPELCPVDILALAHDRGYIERYMSGELSREDQRRLGLPWNEALARRTVRAVGGSILAAEKALEHGLACHLAGGTHHAHYDYPAGFCIFNDLAIISHYLLQSGRVNRVLIFDCDVHQGDGTARILHDTPEAITVSLHCEKNFPARKAESDWDIPLPNGMGDADYLKVVDDALNYLLPLYQPDLVLYDAGVDVHKDDALGYLQLTDEGVAARDESVMRHCLGRDIPVVGVIGGGYSKDRHALARRHGILHHSAQRVWQSSGCH; via the coding sequence ATGCCGTTGCCGCTGATCTACCACGAAGACTACAGCCCGGAATTTCCGGCGGATCACCGCTTCCCCATGGACAAGTTCCGCCTGCTGCGCGATCACCTGGTGGCCAGCGGCCTCACCCGCGATGAAGACCTGCTGCGCCCTGAACTGTGCCCGGTCGACATTCTCGCCCTGGCTCATGACCGCGGTTATATCGAACGCTACATGAGCGGCGAGTTGTCTCGCGAGGACCAGCGGCGCCTCGGCCTGCCATGGAACGAAGCCCTGGCCCGACGCACGGTGCGGGCCGTCGGCGGTTCGATTCTGGCGGCTGAGAAAGCGCTGGAACATGGTCTGGCCTGTCATCTGGCCGGCGGCACCCATCACGCCCATTACGACTACCCCGCCGGCTTCTGCATCTTCAATGACCTGGCGATCATCAGCCACTACCTGCTGCAAAGCGGCCGGGTGAACCGGGTGCTGATCTTCGACTGCGACGTGCATCAGGGCGACGGCACTGCGCGGATTCTGCACGACACCCCGGAAGCGATCACCGTTTCCCTGCATTGCGAAAAGAACTTTCCTGCACGCAAGGCCGAAAGCGACTGGGACATTCCGCTGCCCAACGGCATGGGCGACGCCGATTACCTGAAAGTGGTCGACGATGCGCTCAACTACCTGCTGCCGCTGTATCAACCGGATCTGGTGCTGTATGACGCCGGCGTCGACGTGCACAAGGACGACGCCCTCGGTTACCTGCAACTGACCGACGAAGGCGTTGCCGCCCGCGATGAAAGCGTGATGCGCCATTGCCTGGGCCGCGACATCCCGGTGGTCGGAGTGATCGGCGGCGGTTACAGCAAGGATCGCCACGCCCTGGCCCGCCGCCACGGCATCCTGCATCACAGTGCGCAGCGCGTCTGGCAGTCATCGGGTTGTCATTGA
- a CDS encoding GNAT family N-acetyltransferase, translating into MEPILELESARLLMRQWQDEDLPAFAAMCADPQVMRYFPAPLSRLESAALIGRVRGHFAEHGYGLWALQRKDSGEFIGFTGLGVVGFDAPFTPAVEIGWRLAKEHWGLGYASEAAWTALRCGFDRVALDEVVSFTSETNLPSQKVMQAIGMHHAPQDDFDHPRLADGHPLRRHVLYRITREQWLETLHG; encoded by the coding sequence ATGGAACCGATACTGGAGCTGGAAAGCGCAAGGCTGTTGATGCGCCAATGGCAGGACGAGGATTTGCCGGCGTTTGCGGCGATGTGCGCCGACCCGCAGGTGATGCGCTACTTCCCCGCGCCCTTGAGCCGGCTGGAAAGCGCCGCGCTGATCGGTCGGGTGCGCGGGCATTTTGCCGAGCACGGTTATGGCCTGTGGGCGCTGCAGCGCAAGGACAGCGGCGAGTTCATCGGTTTTACCGGGCTCGGCGTGGTCGGCTTCGATGCGCCGTTCACCCCGGCGGTGGAAATCGGCTGGCGCCTGGCCAAGGAACACTGGGGCCTGGGTTATGCCAGCGAAGCGGCCTGGACCGCTCTGCGTTGCGGCTTTGACCGGGTGGCGCTGGATGAAGTGGTGTCGTTCACCAGCGAGACCAATCTGCCGTCGCAGAAAGTCATGCAGGCGATCGGCATGCACCACGCCCCGCAGGATGATTTCGACCACCCGCGTCTCGCGGACGGTCACCCGTTACGGCGGCATGTGTTGTACCGCATCACGAGGGAGCAGTGGCTGGAAACCTTGCATGGATAA